The genomic segment GGCATCAGGACCTACGGGGCGCGGGCGCTCGAGCCCGACGACGCCAAACGCCTCGCCACCAACATCCTCCTCTACGGCCTGACCTACTGAGCGCCCGACAGCAGCGCGCACCCCTGAAGGGACCGCCGCCTTTCGCCGGCCCGACATTTTCCGTTGAGGCCGTTTCCCGCTACTGGTATCTTGGCCGCGCGTACCACGATTCGCCCGGAGACGCCGCGATGGCCCGGTGGCATTCCCGTATCACAACCAGCCGCGTGCTCATGCTCATGGCGGCCCTCGTCGTCCAGATTGTCCTCTGGACGGTGCTGTCGGCCATCGACACGAAGACCGGCCAGTGGCACTGGCCCACCTTCATCCGCTGGTACACCGCCAAGAGCATCGGCGGCGCCATCGCCGTCAACCTTATCCTGTCGGTCGGCATGACCTTCGTCATCATCGGCGGGGGGATCGACCTGTCGGTCGGTCGCCTTATCGCCCTGACGAGCGTTGTGCTGGTCCTCGTCGCCAACGCCACCGGCTCGTTCGCGGCCGGTTTGGCCGCCGGCCTGGCGACCGGCGCGGCCGCCGGGTTCTTCAACGGCTTCGTCAGCGTCCGCTTCGGCGTGCCGTCGTTTGTCACCACCCTCGGAACGATGATTCTCGCCCGGGGCCTGGCGCTGGCGGTCGCCGGCGGCCAATCCATCGGCTCGGCTTTCACGCCCGCCACGGTCCTTCAGCAGTTCCTGCCCATGACCGTCAGCCTGGCCGTCATGGTGGCCGGCCACGTGCTCCTTGTCCGCACGGTCTTCGGGCGCCACGTTTTCGCCGTGGGAGGAAACCTCGAGACGGCGCGCCTCTGCGGCGTCCGGGTGATGCGCGTCCGCATCCTCACCTTTGCCCTCTCCGGGCTGTGCGCCGGCCTGGCCGGCCTCGTCCAGTGGCTCCGTCTTCCCTACGGCGATCCGCTCGTCGGCGACGGCTATGAACTTTACGCCATCGCCGCCGTCGTCATCGGCGGCACCAGCCTTTCGGGCGGCCGCGGCAACGTGGTCGGCACGTTCCTCGGCGCCCTCATCATGGGCGTCTTGAAATACGGGCTCGATTCCGTCTCCGTGCCCGAACGCTGGCAGTTTGTGATCATCGGACTGGTCCTGATTGCGACGGTCCTGGCGGATCGCCTCAAGAGGACCTCGGAATAGGGAGATACCCATGAAATGCCTGGCATGTCTGTGGATGCTTCCGGCGGCGGTCCTGGCGCTCGGCGCCGCCGGCGGCTGCAGCAAAGAGCCCGAATCCGCCGACCTCGCGGCCGGCCTGCCCGGCGGCGTCCCGCGCGTCGCCCTTGTCTATAAGGCCACCACCAACCCCTTCTTCCAGGCCATGGAAAAGGGCGCCGTCGAAGAGGCCGCGAAACTCGGCGTGCGGCTCGAAGTCCAGGGCATCGCCTCCGAAACCGACGTCGACCGCCAAGCCGAAATCATCCGCATCATGCTTGGCAAAGGCGTCCAGGCCATCGTCATCGCCCCGGCCTCCAGCATCGGCATCGTCACGCCCCTCGTGGAGGCCCAGAAAGAGGGAGTCAAGATCATCAACATCGATAACCGCATCGACCCTGACGAGGCGAAGAAGCGCGGCCTGGAGGTCGCGACCTTCATCGGGCCCGACAACTTCACCGGCGCCCGGATTGTCGCCGAGCACGCCTGCGGCCTTATCAAGGCGAAACTGGCGGCCGGCCGGACCGGAAAGGTCTTCATCCTCAACGGCATCACCGGTGTCGCCAACGCCGAGGCCCGCAAGGCCGGATTCGAGGCCGCCGTCAAAAATGCCGGCCTGGTCCTGGCCGGATCGAACTCCGCCGAATGGGACACCGCCAAGGCCCAGGGCGCCACCGAGTCGTTCCTCAACAACAACCCCGACGTTCAGGGCATCCTCTGCGCCAACGACAAGATGGCCCTCGGCGCCATCGCCGCCGCCAAGAGCCTCGGACGCCTGGCCGACCTGGTCATCGTCGGCTACGACAACATCGACCTGGCGCGCGACACCATCCGGCGCGGCGAAATGCAGGCCACCATCGAGCAGAATCCCGCCATGATGGGCGCCCTCGGGGTGGAGAACGCCGTCAAGGCCATCCGCGGCGAGGCCGTCCCGGCCGAGGTCCCCGTGCCGGTCCAACTCATCACCGCCGACGACGTGAAGGCGGCCGACGCGACAACGCCCTAGACGGAGCCTAACCCCGCGCGGCCACGAGCGCCGACACCAGGCGCCCGATGTCCTCTTCGGTGTGCTCGGCGGTGAGGCTGACGCGGAGGCGGCTCGTGCCGGGCGGGACCGTCGGCGGACGAATGGCCGGGCAGAAGATGCCCCTCTCCAGAAGCGCGGCCGCCAGGGCGAGGGCACGCTCCGGCGCGCCGACGAGGACGGGAACGATCTGCGTCTCGCTGCGCCCCGAGTCAAAGCCTTTTTCCTGCAAGGCGCAGCGTAGCCGTTCGGCCAGCGCCAGGACCCGCTTTCGGCGGTCAGGCTCCGCGCGGACGATGCGAAGCGCCGCGCGCGCGGCCTCGCACGCCGCCGCCGGAAGGGCGGTCGTGTAAATGAAGGACCGGCCGCGGTTTACAATCAGGTCGCACACCTCGCGCGAGGCCCCGACAAACCCGCCGATGCCGCCCAGCGCCTTCGAAAGCGTCCCGACGCTCGCCGTAATGCCGGACTCGAGGCCGACCTCTTCCGCGAGGCCGGCGCCGGTCGGCCCGAGGACGCCGGTGGCGTGGGCCTCGTCGAGAACCAGCATGGCGCCTTCGCGCTCCGCGAGGAGCGCCAGCGCCCGAAGCGGCGCCAAGCGCCCGTCCATCGAAAACACGGTGTCCGTGACGAGGAGGCGGCGCCCCGGCGCGTCGTGGTGCTTGGCGAGGAGGCGGGCGGCGTCGCCGGCGTCGGCGTGAACGTAGCGCACGAGCCGCGCGCCGGACAACTTCACCGCATCGTAGATGCTCGCGTGGTTTTCGCGGTCCGAGAGGACGAGGTCGCCCCGGCCGACGAGCGAGCCGACGACGCCGAGGTTCGTCTGGTAGCCGGTCGGGAAGACAAGCGCAGCCTCGGTGTGCTCGAAGGCCGCCAACTCCGCCTCGAGCGCCTCGTGGGCCTCGGTGTGGCCGGCGACGAGGCGGCTCGCGCCCGCGCCCCAGCCCCACCGCTCGATGGCCCGCGCGGCCGCCTCCTTCACGCGCGGATCGTTCGCGAGGCCCAGGTAGTTATTGGAGGCGAACTGGAGGACTTCGCGGCCGCCGATCTTGACCCGCGGCCCGGCCGCGGACCCGCCTTCGCCGGAGGCTACGGCGGGCGAGGGCCCGAGGGCCACCAGGCGGCGGTACAGACCGCGGGCCCGAAGGTCCTCAAGCGTCTGGCGGATGAAGTCGGGCTCTGGCATGCTGGCGAGGGTATCGGCCCCGAAGACTCGAAGCAAGAGCGAGAGCCCATGCTTTCGCAAGCGAAAGCATGGCACCTTACTGCGGGTTTTGAAACCGTGCCTCAGTCGTTGCTGCGGACGGCGGCGAGGGCGGCGCCGGCGGGGGTCGAGGTGCCGCCGCCCATCGCGCGCTGGCGCGAGAGCATCCGCTCGCGGGCCTGGTACATGAAGGCTTCGAGGCGGATCATTTCGGTCGCCTGTTCCAGGCCGTCGTAGGCCACCTTGAGGACCGGCATGTCGTGGTCGCGGGCGAACTTCGTCAGGAGCGCGTTGACGATCGTGCCGGGCATACAGTTGAAGGGATGGAGATTCATGATGCCATCGCACCCGTCGTGGACGTATTCCATGCATCGGCCCATGGAGAGGATGGGTTCGCCGCGGATCGCGGGGTCGAGATACGGCCGGCCCAGGTCGATGACGTGGTCGCTGGAAGGTTCGTCGAAGAAGTGGCGGACGGCGCCGCGGAACTCGTTGAGGACCTTGTACTTTTCGCGTCGCTGGACGAAGTCAACGATGCGTTCGACGAGGAGGCGGCGCCACTGGCGTTCGATGCGGGCGTCGGTGACGCGGCTCCAGGCGATGTAGTTGATCCATTCCTCAAAGGGCGGGAGGACGGCCTCGCCGCCGAGGGACTCGATCTTGCGGACCATGAAGTTGTTGGTGAACTGATTGCATCGGACGAAGACCTCGCCGACGAGGCCGATGCGCGGCCTGGGGCGCGAGCGGTCGACGGCGACAGCCTCGAACGCCCGGCGCGCCTCGCGCGCCAGGGCCGCCATGTCGCCGCGGCCCTCGACCACCTCCTCGCACTGCCGGAGGTGGTGCTCGTAGAGGTGGTCGCACTCGCCCGCATGGGTCTCGTACGGGCGAGTTTCCCGGAGGAGTTTCTGGAGCGTATCGACGAACACGATGCCGGTCCACGCAAGGCGGCGGAAGTCCGCGCCCAGGTTCTTCAGGTCGCCCTGGTAATCCCTGTCCTGATCGAGGAGCACCATCGGCACGTCCTCCAGGCCGAGGTCGTCGAGGACCATGCGCTGGAACTTGTTGTACTGTCCGAAGCGGCAGGGCCCGAAGGCGGTCGGCATGAAGAAGGCGGAGCGGTCGGGGTCGAAGCCGGGCGTGTGGATCTGGCGGAGCATGTCGCCGGTGGTGATGATGCAGGGGTAGCATTCCTTTCCGCTCGTGTACTTTCGTCCCCAGACGAGCGTGTCCTCGTCGCTCATGGCCATCTGTCGGGCCTGGACGCCGCTGGCGCGCATGGCGGCGGCCATCGCGTAGCCGTGATCGTCCATGTAGGGGATGTAGATCGTCCGCGAGCCGAACGTGCTGCGGCTATAGTCCAACTTGTGGGCGCGGATCCTGACGGAGGCGCGGGCCTCGCGCTGGCGGACACCCGTAAGCCGCGAGCGGCTGGCGACACCCTTGAGGCTGTCGAGGAACGCCTCGCACCGCGTGATGGCGCCGACGTCGGCCGTGTGCTCGTCCACTTCGAGGACGAGGCACGGCTTTCCGGCGAGTTCCCGCGAGACGAACTTCATGATGAACGAGTCGGGCCCGCATCCGAAGTTCGTGATGTACACGGGATACAGGCGCGGGTCGCGGGCGATGATCCGGACGCCCCCGATGATCTTCTGGCCGTACCGCCAGTACATGTGCGGGTAGTCGGCCGAAATGTCCTCCTCGTCGAGCGGCAGCATGTCCAGGGGGATGGCCAGGCACCCGAGGTCGCGCAACTTCTCGGGGATGTTCATGTTGAGGCCGGGGTCGCAGGCGTTGTACGGCCGGCCGACGATCACCAGGGCCGTCTGGTCGGGCCTCAGACCGGCCAGACAATCGCGCCCGCGGGCCTGGAGGGCGTCGGTGAAGCGTTGCTGTGCGGCGAAGGCCTCGGAGACAGCGCGGCGAGCGCGGCTGCGGGTCGCGCCGAGGCCGACGGCCATCTTCTCGAGGTCCCGGCGCACCGCCTTTTCACCCCGCGAAAAGTGAAGGATCGGCTCCACCACTTTGCCGCTCGCGGCCACGTCCTCCATCGCCGCCCGGGCCATGAACGGCACCGCCTGGACGTAGGGGCAGACGTAGGAGTTGACGATGTCGTCGGTGGCGCGCGGCATGTCGATGATGGTCGGCAGGAAGATGTGGTCCACGCCCTTCTCCGCGAGGTCGCGGATGTGGCCGTGCGCGACCTTGACAGGGAAGCACGTCTCGGCCGCCACTTCTTCGACGCCCTGGCGGATGACCTTGCCGACCGTTCGGCTCGACAGGACGACCTCGAACCCGAGTTCCGTGAAGAGCGCCTTCCACATCGGCATGAGTTCAAAGAAGTGGGTCATCTGCGGCAGGCCGACGCGCTTGCCGTTCGGATGGTCGGGCTTCTTCTTGTCATAGGCGGTCTCGAGAAGGCGCTGACGCTCGACGAAGAGCCTCGGCAGATGCTTGCCGAGCGAGTCGCGCTCCGACTCGTCGAACTTGCCGCACCGGCTGCCGTAGTAGAGCGTCCGTTCGGCGCGGGCGCCTTGGCCGTCCGGGCCGCCCTCGGAGGCATGGATCTTGACGACGTGGATTTCACATCGGTTGGCGCAGTCCTCGCACTCGAACGTGTCGAACGAATACCGGACGTTCCGCAGGTCGAACCCCTTGAAGGTGGTCTCGCGGCCGGTCTCGTCGTACCAGTCGCGCGCGATCAGCGCCATGCCGACGGCGCCAAGGACGTCGTGATGCGGCGGGACGGTGACGGGTTTGCCGAGGACCTTCTCGAACGCCGCCTTCACGCCGCGGTTGTACGCCGTCCCGCCCTGAAAGAGAATGACGTCGCCGATGCGGTGCTCCTCGACGACGCGGTTCAGGTAGTTCTGGACGATGGAGTAGCAGAGGCCCGCGCAGAGGTCGTCCACCGCCACGCCGCGCTGCTGGTTCCGGTTGATGTCGGTCTCGATGAAGACGGTGCATCGTTCGCCCATGGCGGGGGGCTCGTCGGCCGACAGGGCCTTCGCGTTGAACTCGCCCGTCTTTAGGCCCACCCCCAGCCGCTCGGACTGTTCCTCGATGAAGGAGCCCGTCCCGGCGGCGCAGACCTTGTTCATCGTGAAATCGACGACCGCGCCCGAGTCGAGGCTGATGTACTTGGAGTCCTGGCCGCCGATCTCGAAGATCGTATCCACGTCCGGCCGGATGAAGGACGCACCCGTGGCGTGGGCGGTGATCTCGTTCTTGACGATGTCGGCGCCGATGAAGTCGCCCGTCAGGTACCGCCCGGAGCCGGTCGTCGCGCATCCGCGGACGCGGACGCGCCCTTTCCCGCCGCGCTCCTCCAGGGCCGTGCCCACTTTGTAGAGGCCGTCGGTCACGGCCGCGAGCGGCCGGCCCGCCGTCATCAAGTACTCGCGCGCCAGGACGCGCCCCTCGCGGTCGACGGCCACGACGTTCGTCGAGATGCTGCCGACGTCCACGCCGACGAAAACGTCCACGCTATCCGTCCCGGCGGGGAACGGGTCGGGCTCGATCACGAGGGGGTACCGGTCGTCGGCCAGGGGCACGTGGAGTTCGCCGCCGCCGTAGCGCCGCGACTCCAGGTACTCCCGCAGCGGGTCGAGCGACTCGATGCGCCCCAGTTCGCCGCGATCGCGCGCCACCAGACAAGCCCCGATCGCGCCCATCGAGGCGTAATGCTCGGGAATCAGGAGCGCGCCCGGCTCGAGTGCCAGCACTTCGGTGAACGCGCGGACCATCCCCGCGTTGGCCGCCACCCCGCCCTGGAACGCGACGCGCGGCGCGAATTCCTTGGCTTTGCCGATGACCGCCTTGAAGTTCCGCGCCATCGCGAAGCACAGGCCCGCGACGATGTCGTAGTCCGGCGTCCCCTCCTGCTGGAGATGGATCATGTCGCTCTTGGCAAAGACGGAGCATCGGCCCGCGAGTCGAGGCACGTGCACCGACCGAAGCGCCATCCTGCCCCACTCGTCCTCGATCGAGACACCCAGCCGCGACGCCTGCTGGTCGAGGAACGAGCCCGTGCCCGCCGCGCACAAGGCGTTCATCGCGAAGTCCCTGACGCGCAGCCGGCCCGTCTTCGGGTCCTCCTCCAGGAGGATCAGTTTCGAGTCCTCGCCGCCGATCTCGATGATCGTTCGCACCTCGGGATGGAGCGTCGCCGTCGCGGCGGCCTGCGCGATGACCTCGTTGACCGGCTTGATCCGGTACAGGCCGCCCAGGACCGCCGTGCCCGCGCCCGTGAAGGCGACGCCCTCGATCTCCGATGGCGGGACCTCCGCCAAGAGCGCCTCGAGGGCCTCCAGGGCGGTCTCCAGCGGCTTGCCGCGCGTCCGGACGTACCGTTCCCTGAGGACCTTGCCTTCCGCGTCCGCCTTCGCCAAGGCTTCGGCGGACAGGTCCACGAGGACGAGGTTCAGGCTGACCGAGCCGATGTCGATACCGAGATACACGCCTCTGCCCTTCCTAATACTACTACGCAACTTTGCGCGGCGTCCCGGCGGGACGCCGCGCAAACCCCGCTTTCACACCTGAAAACGCATCTCTCCTGCGCGGTGGGTTCGGAGACCCACCGCGCAAAGGCATAAGTTGCGTTGTAGCACTAAGACGCTTCCTGTGATTCCGAGCGACCGAGGAGCGCCCCGAACGCGCAAGAGCGGAAATTATAGCCGACCCCCTGCCGGTGCGTCAACTTTGGATTGACAGCCCTCGCGCCGGAGAGGATAGTCGAGTCCCGGCGAGCCGGGATCGAACGCCATGCCCGAACCATCTCAAGCGGAACGCCTCGAAAATCTGGTCGCCCAGGGTCTCGTCACGGCGGAGGAAGCCCGGGAGGCCCGGCGTCTGTTGGAGGAGGCCGGCCGGGCCGGTCGCGACCTGCCCCTGACCAAGGCACTCCTCCAGGCCGGCGCCATCGCCGCCCGCGCCCACCACGCGCCGGTCGCCCCCGCCGCGGGCGACACCGCCGCCGCCGAAATCGCCTCCTCCGACCTCGAACTCCTCGAACGCATCAGCCGAGGACGCCAGGCCGTCGTCTACAAGTGCCGCCAGAAAGCCATGGACCGTCTCGTGGCCGTGAAGATCCTCCCGCCGTCGGCCGCCCGCGACCCCGAGTCGCGCCGCCGATTCATCCAGGAGGCCCGCCACGCCGCCCGACTCTCCCACCCCAACATCGTCACCATCCACCAGATCCGCCCTTTCCGCGATACATTCTACATCGTGATGGAACTGGTGGACGGCGGGAGCCTCGGCGAACTCTTGGCCGTCCGAAAACGCTTCGGGCCCGCCGAGGCCGTCACCATTCTGCGGCCGGTCGTCGAGGCCCTCGCCTGCGCCCACCGCGCCGGTCTCGTCCACCGCGACATCAAGCCGGGCAACATCCTCCTGGCTGCGGACGGCACGGTGAAACTGGCGGACCTCGGCCTGGCGCGCCGCGTCGGCGAAGACGCCGAGGAGGAGGCGGGCAAGGCCTTCGGCACGCCGTACTACATCTCGCCCGAGCAGGTGCGCGGCGAGGCGCGCATCGATTTCCGCGCCGACATTTACTCCCTCGGCGCCACCTTCTACCAGATGCTCACCGGCCGGCCACCTTTCACCGCCCCCACGCCCCAGGAGGTGATGCAGAAACACCTCACCGAGCCTCCGCCCGACCCGCGCCAGTTCGTCCCCAACCTGCCCCAGGTCCTCTGCGACATCCTCGCCAAGGCCCTCGCCAAACGCCCGGAGGACCGATACCAGACGGCCGAGAAGTTCCTCGCGGCCCTGTCGGCCATCGACATACAGGACCTCGAGGCATGGGAAATGGCCGCCCCCGAAGCCCTCGTCAAACAGTTGGCCGGCCTCGCCGATGCCGAACGCCGACGCACCTGGCATGTCGAGAAACTCACGCTCGCCGCCGCCCGCAAGCACGGCGCTCCGGAACGCGCCGTCGCACGCTCCCCCGACCGCGCCCACAAGGCGCGGCTCATCACTGCCGCGGTCGTCGTCGCGCTGGCCCTCGTTGGAGGCATCGTCGCCCTGGTGATGGCCCCGCGCCTGTTCCGCCCCGCGCCGAACGCAGCGCTGCCGGCGCCCCCGCTGCTCCCGCTTCCCGCGCTGCCCACGTTTCCCGCGCTGCCCACGCTTCCCGCGCCGCCCACGCCGCCAACCCCGATGCCTCCAACGCCCGTCCCGCCGACACCGCCGACACCCCCGACCCCTGCGCCGCCGACGCCGGCCAAAGCGCCCATCGTCGTCGAACTCGGCGAGCCGGGAGAGAGCGGCGGGCGCAAGTTCGTCGAGGAATGGCTCCTCCTCGGCCCCATTCCCTTCAAGGCCGGCGACCCGGGCGGACAGAACCCCGCCGAGCACGCCTTCGTCGCCGGCGAGGCGAACCTCGACGGAACCCAGACGCCTCCCGCCGGGGCCTCATGGAAGGTCGGCCATTTCAGGCAAAGTGCTCCCGAGGGCTGCATCAACCTGGAGAAGTCCTTCAACGGCCTCCAGTACGCCGTCGCCTACGCCGTCGCCTGGATTGATTCGCCCCGCGAGCACCGCGCCGCCGAGTTGCGCCTCGGATGCGACGACTATTTGCAGGTCTGGGTCAACGGCGACCTCGTGTTCACCTACAAGGGAAAGCCCCGGATGGGAAGGGCCGACCAGCACACCGTCGGGGGCGTCGCGCTCCAGAAGGGCCTCAACCACGTCGTCGTCAAGTGCGTCAACCTGACGGGGCGCTGGGCGTTCTACCTCCGCCTGACGGACGGCGCCGACAAGGCGATCCCCGTCCGGGCGGTCCGCGAGGCGCCGCCCGCCCCGAAATGACCCGCTCGCCCGCCGACGGACTACTTTTTGTTTGACACTCCGCGCCGCACGCCGGATAGTGAGCCCCCGTTCGGATCTCTTTCCGCGCACAACTCCATGCCGACATCTTCAGAAACGCGATTTGAGCAGCACGTGCTGGACCGCGGCCTCGTCACGCCGGACGAACTCCAGCAGGCGCGCTGCCTCCTGAACGAGGCCGAGGAAAAGGGCGAGCGCCTCACGCTGCCGGAGGCCCTCGTCCGCGCCGGCGCCATGACGAAAGCCCAGGCTCGCCGCGCCCTCGCCGGCCTCAAGGAAGAAACCGTCTCACCCACCATCCAGATCCCCGGCATCGAACTCCTTGAGCGCGTCGGCCGAGGCAGCCAGGCCGTCGTCTACAAGGGCCGACAGACCAGCGTCGACCGCATCGTCGCCGTCAAAATCCTCCTCTCCAAAGCCGGCGGCGACCCCGACGCCCGCCGCCGATTCGTCCAGGAAGCCAAGAGCGCCGCCAAACTCTCCCACTCCAACATCGTCCAGGCCATCGACGCCGGCGAAACCGGCGGACACTCCTACTTCATCATGGAATACGTGGACGGCACGACCGTCTACGACATGCTGAAGGACCGCGGCGAACCGCTCGGCGAAGAGGAGTCCCTCCGCATCATCATCCAGATCGCCGAGGCCCTCGCCCACGCCCACTCGCGCGGCTTCATCCACCGCGACGTTAAACCCAAAAACATCATGATCACCAAGGAAGGCGTCGCCAAACTCGCCGACATGGGCCTCGCGCGCCACGCCGAGGACGCCGACACCGCCCTCGAAGAGGCCGGCAAGGCCTACGGCACGCCGTACTATATCGCCCCGGAACAAGTGCGCGGCGACCCGCGCA from the Planctomycetota bacterium genome contains:
- a CDS encoding acyl-CoA dehydratase activase — protein: MYLGIDIGSVSLNLVLVDLSAEALAKADAEGKVLRERYVRTRGKPLETALEALEALLAEVPPSEIEGVAFTGAGTAVLGGLYRIKPVNEVIAQAAATATLHPEVRTIIEIGGEDSKLILLEEDPKTGRLRVRDFAMNALCAAGTGSFLDQQASRLGVSIEDEWGRMALRSVHVPRLAGRCSVFAKSDMIHLQQEGTPDYDIVAGLCFAMARNFKAVIGKAKEFAPRVAFQGGVAANAGMVRAFTEVLALEPGALLIPEHYASMGAIGACLVARDRGELGRIESLDPLREYLESRRYGGGELHVPLADDRYPLVIEPDPFPAGTDSVDVFVGVDVGSISTNVVAVDREGRVLAREYLMTAGRPLAAVTDGLYKVGTALEERGGKGRVRVRGCATTGSGRYLTGDFIGADIVKNEITAHATGASFIRPDVDTIFEIGGQDSKYISLDSGAVVDFTMNKVCAAGTGSFIEEQSERLGVGLKTGEFNAKALSADEPPAMGERCTVFIETDINRNQQRGVAVDDLCAGLCYSIVQNYLNRVVEEHRIGDVILFQGGTAYNRGVKAAFEKVLGKPVTVPPHHDVLGAVGMALIARDWYDETGRETTFKGFDLRNVRYSFDTFECEDCANRCEIHVVKIHASEGGPDGQGARAERTLYYGSRCGKFDESERDSLGKHLPRLFVERQRLLETAYDKKKPDHPNGKRVGLPQMTHFFELMPMWKALFTELGFEVVLSSRTVGKVIRQGVEEVAAETCFPVKVAHGHIRDLAEKGVDHIFLPTIIDMPRATDDIVNSYVCPYVQAVPFMARAAMEDVAASGKVVEPILHFSRGEKAVRRDLEKMAVGLGATRSRARRAVSEAFAAQQRFTDALQARGRDCLAGLRPDQTALVIVGRPYNACDPGLNMNIPEKLRDLGCLAIPLDMLPLDEEDISADYPHMYWRYGQKIIGGVRIIARDPRLYPVYITNFGCGPDSFIMKFVSRELAGKPCLVLEVDEHTADVGAITRCEAFLDSLKGVASRSRLTGVRQREARASVRIRAHKLDYSRSTFGSRTIYIPYMDDHGYAMAAAMRASGVQARQMAMSDEDTLVWGRKYTSGKECYPCIITTGDMLRQIHTPGFDPDRSAFFMPTAFGPCRFGQYNKFQRMVLDDLGLEDVPMVLLDQDRDYQGDLKNLGADFRRLAWTGIVFVDTLQKLLRETRPYETHAGECDHLYEHHLRQCEEVVEGRGDMAALAREARRAFEAVAVDRSRPRPRIGLVGEVFVRCNQFTNNFMVRKIESLGGEAVLPPFEEWINYIAWSRVTDARIERQWRRLLVERIVDFVQRREKYKVLNEFRGAVRHFFDEPSSDHVIDLGRPYLDPAIRGEPILSMGRCMEYVHDGCDGIMNLHPFNCMPGTIVNALLTKFARDHDMPVLKVAYDGLEQATEMIRLEAFMYQARERMLSRQRAMGGGTSTPAGAALAAVRSND
- the bioF gene encoding 8-amino-7-oxononanoate synthase; protein product: MRKHGLSLLLRVFGADTLASMPEPDFIRQTLEDLRARGLYRRLVALGPSPAVASGEGGSAAGPRVKIGGREVLQFASNNYLGLANDPRVKEAAARAIERWGWGAGASRLVAGHTEAHEALEAELAAFEHTEAALVFPTGYQTNLGVVGSLVGRGDLVLSDRENHASIYDAVKLSGARLVRYVHADAGDAARLLAKHHDAPGRRLLVTDTVFSMDGRLAPLRALALLAEREGAMLVLDEAHATGVLGPTGAGLAEEVGLESGITASVGTLSKALGGIGGFVGASREVCDLIVNRGRSFIYTTALPAAACEAARAALRIVRAEPDRRKRVLALAERLRCALQEKGFDSGRSETQIVPVLVGAPERALALAAALLERGIFCPAIRPPTVPPGTSRLRVSLTAEHTEEDIGRLVSALVAARG
- a CDS encoding ABC transporter permease, translating into MARWHSRITTSRVLMLMAALVVQIVLWTVLSAIDTKTGQWHWPTFIRWYTAKSIGGAIAVNLILSVGMTFVIIGGGIDLSVGRLIALTSVVLVLVANATGSFAAGLAAGLATGAAAGFFNGFVSVRFGVPSFVTTLGTMILARGLALAVAGGQSIGSAFTPATVLQQFLPMTVSLAVMVAGHVLLVRTVFGRHVFAVGGNLETARLCGVRVMRVRILTFALSGLCAGLAGLVQWLRLPYGDPLVGDGYELYAIAAVVIGGTSLSGGRGNVVGTFLGALIMGVLKYGLDSVSVPERWQFVIIGLVLIATVLADRLKRTSE
- a CDS encoding substrate-binding domain-containing protein produces the protein MKCLACLWMLPAAVLALGAAGGCSKEPESADLAAGLPGGVPRVALVYKATTNPFFQAMEKGAVEEAAKLGVRLEVQGIASETDVDRQAEIIRIMLGKGVQAIVIAPASSIGIVTPLVEAQKEGVKIINIDNRIDPDEAKKRGLEVATFIGPDNFTGARIVAEHACGLIKAKLAAGRTGKVFILNGITGVANAEARKAGFEAAVKNAGLVLAGSNSAEWDTAKAQGATESFLNNNPDVQGILCANDKMALGAIAAAKSLGRLADLVIVGYDNIDLARDTIRRGEMQATIEQNPAMMGALGVENAVKAIRGEAVPAEVPVPVQLITADDVKAADATTP
- a CDS encoding serine/threonine-protein kinase, coding for MPTSSETRFEQHVLDRGLVTPDELQQARCLLNEAEEKGERLTLPEALVRAGAMTKAQARRALAGLKEETVSPTIQIPGIELLERVGRGSQAVVYKGRQTSVDRIVAVKILLSKAGGDPDARRRFVQEAKSAAKLSHSNIVQAIDAGETGGHSYFIMEYVDGTTVYDMLKDRGEPLGEEESLRIIIQIAEALAHAHSRGFIHRDVKPKNIMITKEGVAKLADMGLARHAEDADTALEEAGKAYGTPYYIAPEQVRGDPRIDSRADIYSLGATFYEMLTGRPPFTAPTPQQVMQKHIMAPLVPPDHVNPELSAGVSEVVEVMMLKRPQDRYNSTDDLLVDLRTVAAGEPPRIAREKVGMQTAALEGLADGESAHDAARTGAQALRAPAPGPFAVNQLTIILLVALVVSILLNLLQLFL
- a CDS encoding serine/threonine-protein kinase, encoding MPEPSQAERLENLVAQGLVTAEEAREARRLLEEAGRAGRDLPLTKALLQAGAIAARAHHAPVAPAAGDTAAAEIASSDLELLERISRGRQAVVYKCRQKAMDRLVAVKILPPSAARDPESRRRFIQEARHAARLSHPNIVTIHQIRPFRDTFYIVMELVDGGSLGELLAVRKRFGPAEAVTILRPVVEALACAHRAGLVHRDIKPGNILLAADGTVKLADLGLARRVGEDAEEEAGKAFGTPYYISPEQVRGEARIDFRADIYSLGATFYQMLTGRPPFTAPTPQEVMQKHLTEPPPDPRQFVPNLPQVLCDILAKALAKRPEDRYQTAEKFLAALSAIDIQDLEAWEMAAPEALVKQLAGLADAERRRTWHVEKLTLAAARKHGAPERAVARSPDRAHKARLITAAVVVALALVGGIVALVMAPRLFRPAPNAALPAPPLLPLPALPTFPALPTLPAPPTPPTPMPPTPVPPTPPTPPTPAPPTPAKAPIVVELGEPGESGGRKFVEEWLLLGPIPFKAGDPGGQNPAEHAFVAGEANLDGTQTPPAGASWKVGHFRQSAPEGCINLEKSFNGLQYAVAYAVAWIDSPREHRAAELRLGCDDYLQVWVNGDLVFTYKGKPRMGRADQHTVGGVALQKGLNHVVVKCVNLTGRWAFYLRLTDGADKAIPVRAVREAPPAPK